The genomic segment CAAGAGGTAAGGGTTAGATGGATTTTCCACTTCATTCATCAAAATGGAGACACAGATGATCAGAGTggagtaacctatgctaaaggTAGGATAAAGGTTGCATCAAGGCAcctttcctaagcatttttaGAATTCAAGCAAACTTTCCTCAAAGTATTACCGGGTTCTCTCgttaggaaaggaaatttcctAATCAAAATACAGAATCCTTAGAGGCCCCAAGATAGCTCAGAGACTCACAGAGACTTTGTGTTCTTTATTTCTGGGTGTTGAATGAAGTTTGAGTTATCCGATAAAATGTCTAAACCTAGGTTAGTTTCAGCAAATGAATTTATAGAAATATTCATAATATGAGAACAGTGACTAGTTCTCTCGTTATTTCTCGTTTTAAACAGAACCTGTGGTTTTAAGGGGAGAGAGTCTTATAAGACATCTGGGATTTCTGTCCCTCTCCTGCACTGGACTTTCTACATTCATTTTCATCTTTAAAAAGCTTAAAAAGAAAAGttcaaaagcttttttaactttgcctttattttctattttaataccaaaatgcctttttaactttctattttttgcatatgtttttcttttacttattttatttaattgtatgacaatgtttatatgtgaagcactttgagttctccttgtgtatgaaaagtgctatataaataaagttgccttgccttgcctttaatTTTATTGCATTACTttattgtgaaaaaaaacacacacatacgattCTCCCATACGAACAGACAAGAATGTGTGTTCGTATGTGAGAATTGCCTTCTCAGTAGTTCATTGTCAAAGTTGGATGTAGGTAACTTTAACATTAACCTCAATGAGGAGATAATACGGTAAAGGTTACATCATGTGTTGTGTGAAGTGTGTTTTGTGACACCTATACGTAGTACAGACACCTCTGTGGCCCACACCGCTTACAGAAGAACAAGGAGCCAGTGGATTCCTATGAGAAGGTTCCTAACAAGGAGCCAGTGGATTCCTATGAGGAGGTTCCTAACAAGGAGCCAATGGATTCCTGTGAGGAGGTTCTCACGTGACCCAGGTCTATTCCTGAGtccgttcgtgtgtgtgcgttattcTGAGAGCCATTCCTGATGAAGCCAAATCCTGACCTGATGTTCAACTCAAATGAGGCCCAGTTTGGCAGTATGGCCTGATGTATAAACAAAAATATTAATTCATAAGGGAGCAAACATATTAGTTAAGTGTGGCTGAATAAAGAATTGTATCTGAATGGGTCCCAGCATAGCTCATTGGTCAGTTCAAATGGACAAAGGAGGGTTGTTTTACCCGGACAACCAGTTTGAGATCCTTCACCTAGACGGTACATAGCTATGCTAGTTGTAGCATGCTATCTCTTGCCACGAGTCCCAGAACCAGGaacacattttcttaaatggccATGGCTTGTAGACAGCAAGCATCAACTCTGTAAAACAACCTTTTCACGTCTGACCTCTTAGTTCAGGCAGAAACGACGAGCATAGCTATTCTGAATGTGCTGTTTACATTGTCTTTCCAAATGTGTCTTCAATAGGTCTTCATGGGAATAAAGATATACACCCCTCAATGAAAGTAGAAAATTGTCTGAAACAACATGATTTTGAcaaagttttagttttttttcagtgtgtctgttgatgtgtgattttgtgtggtTAGGCCATGTATTATCCAACCACATACTAGGTAAGTATTTGCCGGCCCCATAATTGCATAAGAAAGAACAAGGAAGGAAGTGtgcttagtaaaaaaaaaatgctgtgtCGCTAATGACCCTGATTACAGGTATGCTCTTAAACGTATCGGTGTCTGTGTACTACTGTGCTCTGACTGGTTCTCTGAGTGTTTGTTAAACTGTGCAATGGCTGGTTCTCTGAGcgtctgtgtattaatgtgttctGGCTGGTTCTCTGAATATAAACAGCCGTTTagtgtctgtgtattaatgtgcTCTGGTTGGTTTTCTGAGTgtctgtgtattactgtgctcTGACTGGTTCTCTGAGTGTCTGTGTACTACTGTGCTCTGACTGGTTCTCTGAGTGTCTGTTAAACTGTGCTCTGGCTGGTTCTCTGAGcgtctgtgtattaatgtgttctGGCTGGTTCTCTGAATATAAACAGCCGTTTagtgtctgtgtattaatgtgcTCTGGCTGGTTTTCTGAGTgtctgtgtattactgtgctcTGACTGGTTCTCTGAGTGTCTGTGTATAACTGTGCTCTGACTGGTTCTCTGAATGTCTATATAACTGCTCTGGCTTGTTCTCTGAGcgtctgtgtattaatgtgttctGGCTGGTTCTCTGAATATAAACAGCCGTTTagtgtctgtgtattaatgtgcTCTGGCTGGTTTTCTGAGTgtctgtgtattactgtgctcTGACTGGTTCTCTGAGTGTCTGTGTATAACTGTGCTCTGACTGGTTCTCTGAATGTCTATATAACTGTGCTCTGGCTTGTTCTCTCagtgtctgtgtattaatgtgttctGGCTGGTTCTCTGAATATAAACAGCCGTTTAGtgtttgtgtattaatgtgCTCTGGCTggttttctgagtgtgtgtattaCTGTGCGCTGACTGGTTCTCTGTACATAAACAGCCATTAAGTGTCTGTGTATTACATTGCTCCGGCTGGTTCTCCGGCTGGTTCTCTGGAGGTCAAAATTCAgcgcactgagagagagagagagagagagagagagagagagagagagggaaggagagagagagagagagagagagagagagagagagagagagagagagagagagagagagagagagagagagagagagggaaggagagagagagagagagagagagagagagagagagagagagagagagagagagagggaggggtataACCGTTGTACCGAGGAGGGATTGAGCCACAGACGGCGCCAGGTCTTCACCCCTGGTCCTCAGCCGGCCTCTGCTCCctcgctccacctcctgcaccTCGACACCCTGTCCTCCGCCATGTCTCCCCTACTGAGGAGCCCGCTGGCCGGGTCGGGGCCGGACCTCTGCTACCCCCTGCTGCTCAACACCTCCTGCCGGCTGAGCCTCCAGCCCCGCTTCACCGCCAGCCTCCTCTACACCCTGACCTTCTCCCTGGCGCTCCTCACCGTGCTGCTCAACCTGCTGCTCATCGTCTCCATCGCCCACTTCCGCCAGCTGCACACGCCCACCAaccaggtgctgctgtccctggCCGGCTCCGACCTGCTCATCGGCCTGGTGGTGATGCCCCTGGAGGCGCAGTACTACATCAGCTCCTGCTGGCTCCTGGGTCCCTGGCTCTGCTACGTCTACTACACGCTGAGCTACGTGCTGACCTCGGCGTCGGTGGCCAGCATCCTGCTCATCTCGCTGGACCGCTACCTGGCCGTCTGCCAGCCGCTACGCTACGCCAGCGAGGTGACCATGGGCCGGGTGCAGCTCGCCGTGGGCCTCTGTTGGTCGTGCGCCGTCGTCTACAACGGCAGCCTCGTGGTCGTGAACGTAGGTCGAGAGCCGCGCCGACGGAGGTCGTGCCGGGGGGAGTGCGTGGTGTTGGTGGACGGGCCGACCGGCTGGGTGGAGCTGCTGGTCACCTTCCTGGCGCCCATATCCACCGTGGTGGCGTTGTACCTGCAGGTCTTCGGCGCCGCTCTGTCCCAGACGCGGAAGATGAGGTCGtcgcgggcggcggcggcgggggggacggcggcggcggcggctcggcGGTCGGAGTTGAAGGCGGCGCTGAGGctgggcgtggtggtggtggtgttcctCCTGTGCTACTTTCCCTCCCTCGGGTTCATGGGTCAGGACGCGTCAGAGAACTTTGCCGCCTGGTCCTGGGGCGTCTGGTTGTTGTATTTAAACTCCTGCCTGAACCCGCTGCTGTACGCCTTGTTCTACCCGTGGTTCCGGAGGACGATCAGAATGATCGTCACCCTGCAGATACTGAAGCCAAACTCCAGCCGGGCCAGCGTACTGCACTGACAAAACTCCTTCTTCTTTCGTGTCACATCAGAGGTCCAACTCAGTGTCTTGTAGCCATGCCCTTGTCTCTGGTCCCGCGTCAAAGAGGCCGGCTTTCCGAGGGTGGTCTGTGTAGGGGGCAGGTGGTCATAATATGCTCGACAGTCTGTTCAGGGGCAACCACACTCGCATGCAGCGCTAGTGTCTGCCAGGCCCCACTTCTTCATTGAAGATTTGAACCGACCGACCCCAGTACGTAGACGGTTCAGCAGACTCCATTGCCGGCGTGGATGATCGTCTCATGTGGCTCCATCTCCTGGATCCAAGATGTAGTGGTGGATTTGGGTCAGCCCAGCCCTCTCCCACTCCTGCTGACAAACTAAGAATAAGGGGAcatgtctgttttttttatttctcattATAGCGGCATTCTGAggcattataattattataatcagAGGTGCATATGTTTTAAAGTATCATCAATTGTTAGATTTGTATTGGTTTTACTTTTGTACATTCTATTAATTACCAATTAAAATGTAAGATtgaatgtttgtgtttaatttagTTGAAAGCGTTTTACATTCGGCTGTTTTAATACATAATATCTTGTGTGGTGAGCGTTGTATAAGTATCGGCCAGACTCCGAGGCCACCCTATTCTAGGAATACGCTGACAGATATTATTTCAGGAATGTAGAGGCATGAAGATCTTAATCATCCtgcctcttcctcgtcctctacatacctgtctgtcccctctgcCTGTCTCACCACCACGGGGCGCAGAGCGTTCAGCCGCTCTGGTCCCCGTCTCTGGAATTCATTTCCACACCAACTCAGAAACATCCACTCATTCTCCCCCATTTCAAATCACAACTTAAACACGTGTTTAAAACGGCCATTTTCCATCTGATGCCAATTGCTAGCTCTCTTATTCTGGTTgttatcttttctttttctttttgttatttCTCTTCAATTACTTTTGTGTATGTATCTCTGACTGTCTGCTCTTCTTTGCTGACAGATATTGTTTCTTGAATGCAATGAATTTTTTTACTCTTGTGTATTGTATTAATAACAAATTAAAATGTAAGATTGAGTTTTGTGTGATTCTGCATGGTATAAGTATACCATATTGTAGCATGCACTGAGAGATATTATTTAATGGTTGTATAGGCGATAGGGCATAAGGAATATGATAGGCAGATGTGTATATTTATTTCTGACTGCCTTCGGCAGTATAATGGGGTGGAATAACAGTGCGTGAAGTGAAGTTTGCATCATTAAAGCTTAATATTGAAtgtatatgttcaataaacttGAAATACGTTTACATTCTACAATTTGAAATCAGAATATTGTGTTTGGACGGCACGGAATTAGTAATAGAAAAATGAAatagtaataaaataaataaaaatataaccgcaagcggtgattaacgtgGTCTGAGCAAAATGTAtggaatttatatatatatatatatatatatgaaatatatatacagtggtgtagtctattttgttgtagtgggtatactgtgatgattccctcccagcctcgtacaatcccgtcccaccggtacgtgtacgtgtgtggcgcttatggggtgtcgcaccacactcaccaacgcaggggtctacaacccgctgatttaagagtacaACGATTagcaacaatcatggaaagctgagtaggtttatcagttttaataacagtatgaacaaataaaacacaaaaatgaccagttttcctttgtatatctatagtagcaatagcacatgctaaacaaggacaaaatctactcaaaataatttaatgaactatttacaatcatggctaaccagtgcatgagaaggagatgacaggagactaatgtttcactctttaaATTGCTCTattaatttgagctcttactgttgttatctaacataccatacagtcattgaattgtgtaaaagtgtgaaattactgcaccttaaaaatgaccatgaattagctatactctcatttgcatagtgattaacattatgaatttcaattctgtataccaactgtatgattccctccactctaaccaggGATGCccgtttttaaattccctagcctgacaccaagtctgaaaggctggccaggggttctcatctaaaagtaacaaggagatataaagtgggattaaaacattgtcttctgttgactacttgttaTGTGGTTAACACaataatatgggaggactggacacgcacacccacacgcatgcacacgcacgcacacacacgcgagaaggaggggcccgccaactaacgtgcaaagatgcaggggcagcttcgcgcttcgtaacagagacagggcagagcgcgagtgCGCAGGGGGAAtcaatgtaggagataacttcccctgcttaaagtatttaattgcagttatacccaaccggtatttgcgaaaaataaacacagaagtgaaagatctgtcacaagacgattgatacgtatctgTGCACATTTTTAAGCGGGTATatgcaaatcctggtgcgttcctattGGGTATACATACGGCGTATACCggctgcgtatcacgtagactacaccactgatTATGCCCTTTAGAAGGAAGTGTCTGGAGCGCAGTCGCTAATGGCACCAGCAGGGGGAGTCCCTCTGGCTGAGCTCCAGGAGGTCTGCCTCCAGCTGCTCTGCATCTTCCTGGAAGCGCTCGGTGAAGGAGTGGATCAGACCCACCGCACTGCCCTCGTACTCCACCAGCTCCACGGCCTCGCCTGGGAAAACAACAGCGTCGTGGTCGTCATCCAAACCGACTCGCAATGAACCAACGGGAAACGGTGCCTAGTCCCACCGTTCCAGCAGCCAGGAAGCCCCCTCGTTAATAACGTGCACGTACATGCTTTAAGAGACTCCATAAGAGAGACTGcgagccccccctctctctgaggTAGACAGGTTGGAGGGCTACGGCGTAGTTGTGATTAAGTGAATCAGTTAGTGCGTAGGTGCTCTATGGTATACAAAAACATAGTTTCTAAAATGATAAGCTGACCAAGGCACttttcttaaaagttaaaaAGCTTTAATAAATAGGCTGATTCATAATAGAATTCTTAAAAAGTTGCCAAACTGTTTCGGCCATTGTAGGCCTTCATCAGGGCATGAATATTAATCAAGGTGTAACGGCAGGTATATCAAGTCATAGCTATTAGTAAACTCGCTCCAGCTGGAGTAGGCGGAGTCAACAAATGACTCATAATGCAGCCTAAATCATGTAATATGATcacaaaatacatacatatccATGACAAACATAGAATGGATCCAGTGTTGAATAACAATCATAGCGTTTCAatcaaaataatttaaacaGTCACAAACAGCTCATTAAGTCCAAAGGCAGACCACCATTTCAATAGAATCATTCAATCCTGGGAATGCCATAGCATCTAGTAAATAGATCCAGCGACTTACTTTTTGGTTTGGTGTTTTTTGGGCCCCTTACCTCCTAGAAGTAAGGGGCACATGATGAATCCCTATAGCGGTAAACAGTATGCCGTTTTCATTATGTGCTTCTCTGAAGTGTCTTGTCATAGCATAATCAGTTTCCTATTATTGGGGCATTCCTATGCTCAGCGAGGAGTTCTTGCGGCCGTCGTTTAGTACGCCCAACATAAAAAGCATCGCACAGAGAGCATTCCAAAAGATAAATAGCATATGTAGTCTTACAATTTATGAAATGTTTAGTAGTGAATGTAGTGTGACTGGGTGTAAGTTAGGCACTTTAGGTAGCCATGTGGTCGGTTTTCTTGCTGGTAGATGACTATGCACCAGTCTATCACCCAAAGGAGGTGTTATTCTAAAGGAGAAGACAGGGGGCTCTTTAGAAACATCATTTAACGAGTCATCATTTAACGAGTCATTGAAGGAGGTTccaattatttttaattatattatgTATAGTGTATGCGTCAGTGCTATAGCATGTGGAAAAGAAAACCCTGTCCTTTTTAGCAGTTAATGGCTTACTATAGAGCAGAGAATTACGGTCAATAGAGCTGGCCCTCATCAGAGCCGTGTCAAGAACTTTGGAGGAGTAATCACGTTCTTTGAAACGATTGTGCATCCCTTTACTTTTAGGGTCAAACTCTTGATCGTTGTCGCAGACCCTAGGTAATCTCTGGGATTGTCCGAATGGGATGTTCTGAGTTAGCGTAGGTGGAGGTGCACCTGTTGGTTTAAAAGGTTGCATCAGCGATTCTAGGCAAGCTGTAGGCAGCCTGTGCCACGAGATCGTACACataaacaaatggtactaccaaccactccCAAGCCAAAATAAATAGCA from the Gadus macrocephalus chromosome 7, ASM3116895v1 genome contains:
- the LOC132462071 gene encoding trace amine-associated receptor 13c-like, whose amino-acid sequence is MSPLLRSPLAGSGPDLCYPLLLNTSCRLSLQPRFTASLLYTLTFSLALLTVLLNLLLIVSIAHFRQLHTPTNQVLLSLAGSDLLIGLVVMPLEAQYYISSCWLLGPWLCYVYYTLSYVLTSASVASILLISLDRYLAVCQPLRYASEVTMGRVQLAVGLCWSCAVVYNGSLVVVNVGREPRRRRSCRGECVVLVDGPTGWVELLVTFLAPISTVVALYLQVFGAALSQTRKMRSSRAAAAGGTAAAAARRSELKAALRLGVVVVVFLLCYFPSLGFMGQDASENFAAWSWGVWLLYLNSCLNPLLYALFYPWFRRTIRMIVTLQILKPNSSRASVLH